A genomic segment from Triticum dicoccoides isolate Atlit2015 ecotype Zavitan chromosome 1A, WEW_v2.0, whole genome shotgun sequence encodes:
- the LOC119272273 gene encoding heavy metal-associated isoprenylated plant protein 39-like produces the protein MSKKIVVKLEVNSGKDKQKAMKAVSALVGIDALSVDMATRKMTVVGMVDPVDVVSKLRKGWSASIDSVGPAKEPEKEGEKKDGADAKKEGEGEKKDGDGKDGAKKGDGEAKPPQPTEEQLMAEFMNQYRSAYSAYHNPYMNSHYVVQSMEENPNSCTIC, from the exons ATGTCGAAG AAAATTGTGGTGAAGCTGGAGGTGAACAGCGGTAAGGATAAGCAGAAGGCCATGAAGGCCGTCTCGGCGCTCGTCG GCATAGACGCGCTGTCCGTGGACATGGCCACCCGCAAGATGACGGTGGTCGGCATGGTGGACCCGGTGGACGTGGTGAGCAAGCTGCGCAAGGGGTGGTCGGCGTCCATCGACTCGGTCGGCCCGGCCAAGGAGCCCGAGAAGGAGGGCGAGAAGAAGGACGGCGCCGACGCCAAGAAGGAAGGGGAGGGGGAGAAGAAGGACGGCGACGGCAAGGACGGGGCCAAGAAGGGCGACGGCGAGGCGAAGCCGCCGCAGCCGACGGAGGAGCAGCTCATGGCCGAGTTCATGAACCAGTACAGGTCGGCTTATTCGGCCTACCACAACCCCTACATGAACAGCCACTACGTGGTGCAGAGCATGGAGGAGAACCCCAACTCCTGCACCATCTGCTAA